DNA from Bacteroides zoogleoformans:
GTTTCTTGCGCTTTCGCTCCGACCATGACGGCGAGAAAAGCGCAATACAGAATAATGATTCGTTTCATGATATTTCCTTTCTTGATAAAAGATTCTTAGCGTCTGTATGGAAACAGAAAAATATCCTCAAAAATAACTTTCAAAACAGTGCAGAGCAAAATTAAAAAAAGATCTTAGTCGGATACAAAAATAAAAAGAAACAAGCAACGGGAGGGAGAATAATTGGTTTTATAGGGAGAAAATTAGGTAACTCTCGACTTTCTCGGCTGAATAAGGAGTAGGTAGGCAGGTACTCAATAGGCTGCTCTGTACTTTCCCTCTTCTTTGTCTTCCAGCATGTTCAGGTAAGAGGCGTAGCGCGATTCGCTGATCAAGTGCTCTTCCACGGCCTTGCGCACGGCGCATCCCGGTTCGTGGCGATGGGTGCAGTTGCCATAGCGGCAATCGGCTGAAGCTTTGAATATCTCCGGGAAATAGTGCCCTATCTCTTCTTCTTCCATGTCGAAAGTGCCGAATCCTTTGATGCCCGGAGTGTCGATGAGGTATCCGTCGCCCGGCACTGGGAACATCTCAGAGAAAGTAGTGGTGTGCATCCCCTTGTTGTGATAGGAGGAAATCTCGCCGGTCTTGATGTCCTGGTCGGGCAGCAGAGCATTGATGAGTGTGGACTTGCCCACACCGGAGTGTCCGGAGAAGAGCGTCACCCGTCCTTTGAGCTCCTCTTTGAGGAGTTCGATGCCTGTACCCTCACGGGCCGACACCTTGAAGCAACGATAGCCGATGGTGGTGTAGAGGTGGGCAAGTGCGTCTAAATAGCGGAGCTCTTCTTCATTATAGGCATCCGTCTTGTTGAAGATGATTCGCACCGGCACGCGGTAGGCTTCGGCCGAGGCCAGAAAACGGTCGATGAAGGTGGTGGAGGTCTCCGGATAGTTCACGGTCACTATCAGCATGCACTGGTCGAGATTGGCAGCGAGGATATGCGATTGCTTGGAGAGGTTGGATGCCCGGCGGATGATGTAGTTCTTACGGTCTTCTATTTCACTGATGAAGGCTGTGCCTTCTTGATTCAGGATGATTCGTACCCGGTCGCCCACAGCCACGGGATTGGTGCTGCGTATGCCTTTCAGGCGGAAGTTGCCTTTGATTTTACACTCCACATCCTTACCGTCGTCGGTGTGTACCAAGTACCAGCTTCCGGTGTTTCTGATTACGAGTCCCTTCAAATCAGCTCAGAGTTGAAAAGTGGAAAGGGAAAAGGGAAATTGTTTTCCGTTTTTACCTTTCCACCTGTTTTTTATACTGTCATTATTTCCTTGTCTTTGGCTGCCAGCATGTCGTCCATCTGCTTGATGTACTTATCATGAATCTTTTGCAGCTTTTCTTCGCCACCTTTTTGGGCATCTTCCGCCAGACCTTCTTTCACGGACTTCTTCAGGGCGTCGATGGCATCGCGACGGGCGTTGCGCACGCTCACTTTGGCTGTTTCGCCTTCGCCTTTGCATTGCTTGGCCAGTTGTTTACGGCGTTCCTCGGTCAGTGGCGGAATGCCGATGCGGATAATCTCGCCGTTATTTTCGGGCATGATGCCGAGGCTGGAGTCGATGATGGCTTTTTCGATGGGGCGGAACATGCTCTTATCCCAAGGTTTGATGGCGATGCTTCGTGCATCGGGAGTGGTCACGGCCGCCACATTGTTGATGGGCACCATACTGCCGTAAGAATCTACACGGATGCCGTCCAGCAAACGGGTATCAGCTTTGCCTGCGCGGATGTGTACCAGTGCTTCTTCCAGATACATCACTGCCATATCCATTTTCTCTTGTGCTTCGTCTAAGATTTCTTTTACGTCTCTCATATTGTTTCTGTTTTGAGGTTGCTTTGGTTTGAAACTGTGCAAATATAATTAATTTCGGGTTTAATTATGTACCAGTGTGCCTATTTCTTCGCCTTGCATCACTTTCTTCAGGTTGCCCACAGTGTCCATGTCGAAT
Protein-coding regions in this window:
- the rsgA gene encoding ribosome small subunit-dependent GTPase A, with the protein product MKGLVIRNTGSWYLVHTDDGKDVECKIKGNFRLKGIRSTNPVAVGDRVRIILNQEGTAFISEIEDRKNYIIRRASNLSKQSHILAANLDQCMLIVTVNYPETSTTFIDRFLASAEAYRVPVRIIFNKTDAYNEEELRYLDALAHLYTTIGYRCFKVSAREGTGIELLKEELKGRVTLFSGHSGVGKSTLINALLPDQDIKTGEISSYHNKGMHTTTFSEMFPVPGDGYLIDTPGIKGFGTFDMEEEEIGHYFPEIFKASADCRYGNCTHRHEPGCAVRKAVEEHLISESRYASYLNMLEDKEEGKYRAAY
- the frr gene encoding ribosome recycling factor; protein product: MRDVKEILDEAQEKMDMAVMYLEEALVHIRAGKADTRLLDGIRVDSYGSMVPINNVAAVTTPDARSIAIKPWDKSMFRPIEKAIIDSSLGIMPENNGEIIRIGIPPLTEERRKQLAKQCKGEGETAKVSVRNARRDAIDALKKSVKEGLAEDAQKGGEEKLQKIHDKYIKQMDDMLAAKDKEIMTV